The Burkholderia sp. NRF60-BP8 genomic sequence ACACGTGCGCGCCGCGCCGGACGGGGCCGTCGACACGCGTGCAGGCACCGTTTGCGTCACCGGGCAACCCTGCCGATCGGCTATAATTCCGCTTTTTTACGAAGCCGGAACAGCGAACGATCATGGAAGCGGAACGTCTCAACGCGATCGAAAGCTCCCTGCTCGACCTGCGCAATCGCGCGGGCGAGCTTCGGGGGTATCTTTGACTACGACGCCAAAGCTGCGCGTCTGACCGAAGTCAACAAGGAACTCGAAGACCCGAACGTCTGGAACGATTCGAAGAACGCCCAGGCGCTCGGCCGCGAGAAGAAGCTGCTCGAAGGCGTCGTCATGACGCTCACCGCGCTCGATAGCGACCTGCGCGACGCGCTCGACCTGTTCGAGCTGGCACGCGAGGAAGGCGACGAGGATACGCTGCTCGCGTCGGAGGAGGACGCCGCGAAGCTCGAAGCGCGCGTCGGCGACATCGAGTTCCGCCGGATGTTCTCGAACCCGGCCGATCCGAACAACTGCTTCATCGACATCCAAGCCGGCGCCGGCGGCACCGAGGCATGCGACTGGGCGTCGATGCTGCTGCGCCAGTACCTGCGCTACTGCGAACGCAAGGGCTTCAAGGCCGAGGTACTCGAAGAGTCCGACGGCGACGTCGCCGGCATCAAGAACGCGACGGTCAAGGTCACGGGCGAATACGCATACGGCTTCCTGCGTACCGAAACGGGCATCCACCGCCTCGTGCGCAAGTCGCCGTTCGACTCGTCGGGCGGCCGCCACACGTCGTTCTCGTCGGTGTTCGTCTATCCGGAAATCGACGACTCGATCGAAGTCGAGATCAACCCGGCGGACCTGCGCATCGACACGTACCGCGCGTCGGGCGCGGGTGGCCAGCACATCAACAAGACCGACTCCGCGGTGCGGATCACGCACATGCCGACGGGGATCGTCGTGCAGTGCCAGAACGACCGCTCGCAGCACCGCAACCGCGCCGAAGCGATGGCGATGCTGAAGTCGCGCCTGTACGAAGTCGAAATGCGCAAGCGCCAGGCCGAGCAGGACAAGCTCGAATCGAGCAAGACCGATGTGGGCTGGGGCCACCAGATCCGCTCGTACGTGCTCGACCAGAGCCGCGTGAAGGACCTGCGCACGAACGTCGAAATGAGCAACACGCGGGCGGTGCTCGACGGCGACCTCGACGACTTCATCAGCGCGAGCCTCAAACAGGGCGTGTAAGCGCCGCGGCGCGGCCTGTCCGCGCCGCCCTTTCCGTTCGCGTTGCCGCACCCCACTCCGAATTCCGACCATCATGACCGAATCGACCCAAACGCAGCCCGCCGTCACGGCGGACGACAACCAGATCATCGCCGAGCGCCGCGAGAAGCTGCGCGCGTTGCGCGAGCAAGGCGTCGCCTATCCGAACGACTTCCGGCCCGAGCATCACGCAGCCGACCTGCAGGCCAAATTCGCCGATTCGGACAAGGCCGCGCTCGAAGCGAACCCGGTCGAGGTGTCGGTGGCCGGCCGCATGATGCTCAAGCGCGTGATGGGCAAGGCGAGCTTCGCGACGGTGCAGGACGGGTCGGGCCAGATCCAGTTCTTCGTGACGCCGAACGACGTCGGCGCCGACACCTACGACGCGTTCAAGAAGTGGGACCTCGGCGACATCGTCGCCGCGCGCGGCGTGCTGTTCCGCACCAACAAGGGCGAGCTGTCGGTCCAGTGCAAGGAGCTGCGCCTGCTGTCGAAGGCGCTGCGGCCGCTGCCGGACAAGTTCCACGGCCTGTCCGACCAGGAAATGCGCTACCGCCAGCGCTACGTCGACCTGATCGTCACGCCGGAAACGCGCGACACGTTCCGCGCCCGCACGAAGACGATCGCGTCGATCCGCAAGTTCATGGACAACGCCGAGTTCATGGAAGTCGAAACGCCGATGCTGCACCCGATCCCGGGCGGCGCGGCCGCGAAGCCGTTCGTCACGCATCACAATGCGCTCGACATGCAGATGTTCCTGCGCATCGCGCCGGAGCTGTACCTGAAGCGCCTGATCGTCGGCGGCTTCGAGCGCGTGTTCGAGATCAACCGCAATTTCCGGAACGAAGGCGTGTCGCCGCGTCACAACCCGGAATTCACGATGATGGAGTTCTACGCCGCGTACACCGACTACCGCTGGCTGATGGACTTCACCGAGCAACTGATCCGTCAGGCGGCGATCGATGCGCTCGGCACCGCGACGATCCAGTACCAGGGCCGCGAGCTCGACCTCGCGAAGCCGTTCCATCGCCTGACGATCACCCAGGCCATCCAGAAGTACGCACCGAACTACACCGACGGCCAGCTGTCGGACGACGCGTTCCTGCGTACCGAACTGAAGCGCC encodes the following:
- the prfB gene encoding peptide chain release factor 2 (programmed frameshift), with product MEAERLNAIESSLLDLRNRAGELRGYLDYDAKAARLTEVNKELEDPNVWNDSKNAQALGREKKLLEGVVMTLTALDSDLRDALDLFELAREEGDEDTLLASEEDAAKLEARVGDIEFRRMFSNPADPNNCFIDIQAGAGGTEACDWASMLLRQYLRYCERKGFKAEVLEESDGDVAGIKNATVKVTGEYAYGFLRTETGIHRLVRKSPFDSSGGRHTSFSSVFVYPEIDDSIEVEINPADLRIDTYRASGAGGQHINKTDSAVRITHMPTGIVVQCQNDRSQHRNRAEAMAMLKSRLYEVEMRKRQAEQDKLESSKTDVGWGHQIRSYVLDQSRVKDLRTNVEMSNTRAVLDGDLDDFISASLKQGV
- the lysS gene encoding lysine--tRNA ligase; its protein translation is MTESTQTQPAVTADDNQIIAERREKLRALREQGVAYPNDFRPEHHAADLQAKFADSDKAALEANPVEVSVAGRMMLKRVMGKASFATVQDGSGQIQFFVTPNDVGADTYDAFKKWDLGDIVAARGVLFRTNKGELSVQCKELRLLSKALRPLPDKFHGLSDQEMRYRQRYVDLIVTPETRDTFRARTKTIASIRKFMDNAEFMEVETPMLHPIPGGAAAKPFVTHHNALDMQMFLRIAPELYLKRLIVGGFERVFEINRNFRNEGVSPRHNPEFTMMEFYAAYTDYRWLMDFTEQLIRQAAIDALGTATIQYQGRELDLAKPFHRLTITQAIQKYAPNYTDGQLSDDAFLRTELKRLGVDVSQPAFLNAGVGALQLALFEETAEAQLWEPTFIIDYPVEVSPLARASDTVPGITERFELFMTGREIANGFSELNDPEDQAARFKKQVEKKDAGDEEAMFFDADYIRALEYGMPPTGGCGIGIDRLVMLLTDSPTIRDVLLFPHLRRED